From a region of the Triticum aestivum cultivar Chinese Spring chromosome 7D, IWGSC CS RefSeq v2.1, whole genome shotgun sequence genome:
- the LOC123168989 gene encoding uncharacterized protein gives MEHLQDGHYVRLRSRVHGTYLHADEDGHGVSLHHRRDSMNAAWAVHLYHQGNAYALAQHMLLYSAAYGRYLVATNAPAPLGHRGRRVEQRNYDDQEEEAIRWEPVAVGADSGNDVLLRNVAGRHLRNGAWRYLRANGRYIHTGASVDAFDNFSTNMHWVVEPIPVRAAMPLLRPPTRVRLPFTRRVITVLPMPSRVIVYVRAGADGSRIARGAFVFEGNSVFDLRETLIRRLEATMGVSDVAMCVEAGAFGRPTPLVVDLPRSRQNLHILVFAVGTPAHAGVRYPDVDAV, from the exons ATGGAGCATCTCCAGGACGGCCACTACGTGCGGCTGCGGAGCCGCGTGCACGGCACGTACCTGCACGCCGACGAGGACGGGCATGGCGTCTCCCTCCACCACCGCCGGGATTCCATGAACGCGGCTTGGGCGGTGCACTTGTACCACCAGGGCAATGCTTACGCCCTGGCCCAGCACATGCTTCTCTACAGCGCCGCCTACGGCCGCTACCTCGTCGCCACGAACGCGCCGGCGCCGCTGGGCCACCGCGGGCGCCGCGTCGAGCAGCGCAACTACGATGATCAAGAGGAGGAGGCCATCAGGTGGGAGCCCGTCGCCGTCGGGGCCGACTCCGGGAACGACGTCCTGCTCCGCAACGTCGCCGGCCGCCACCTCCGCAACGGCGCCTGGCGCTACCTCCGCGCCAACGGCAGGTACATCCACACCGGCGCCAGCGTCGACGCCTTCGACAACTTCAGCACGAACATGCACTGGGTGGTGGAGCCCATCCCCGTCAGGGCCGCCATGCCTCTCCTTCGACCTCCGACTAGGGTCAGG CTTCCCTTCACCCGAAGAGTCATCACCGTGTTGCCGATGCCGTCGCGGGTGATCGTGTACGTGCGGGCGGGCGCCGACGGGAGCCGCATCGCCCGCGGCGCCTTCGTGTTCGAGGGGAACTCCGTGTTCGACCTGAGGGAAACTCTGATCCGCCGCCTGGAGGCCACCATGGGCGTCTCCGACGTCGCCATGTGCGTCGAAGCGGGTGCTTTCGGGCGGCCTACCCCACTCGTCGTCGACCTGCCCCGCAGCCGCCAGAACCTCCACATCCTCGTCTTCGCGGTCGGGACGCCAG CCCACGCGGGGGTGCGGTACCCGGACGTCGATGCAGTGTAG